One part of the Mytilus trossulus isolate FHL-02 chromosome 11, PNRI_Mtr1.1.1.hap1, whole genome shotgun sequence genome encodes these proteins:
- the LOC134691129 gene encoding cartilage acidic protein 1-like — MYLLYITLLCLSIRSHVCLEKPMFKSTKWLKGLNTSQLNYGVAVSDVDHDGTFEWIVAGYNGKNFVLSYDNNRKRLVDLAQKGTKFESLMDVRGQAIGVAACDIDGDGKEEIYFLNTNNAYAGRASYGDKLFKYRNAAYVDLFSDQVNRNLDAKHFAGRSVACIDRFGNGIYSFIVATYSTGGTGKFALIEMDAQNNRNDVSSGFIALKNAASEAGIDKATGGRGIAVGPILGNGYSDIFFDNEGNPWRGNPGGNFLFENNGSGQFTDRANETGTIDENENGRGIALADFNNDGLIDITYGNWDGNHRLFLQRKNKKGEIKFRNVATKAFRNPTLVRTVIAKDFDNDGNLEVFFNNICGRNNKQQPNKLFTVIPINEKKVSIKKVRIGKAREPTGCGTGGAVADMNGDGKLDLILSHGESNGQPLTVFQVGPGSENNWIRILPVTRYGAPARGTRVTATLSDGRKLTRVIDGGSGYLCQMEPVAHIGLGNNSVISVEIQWPDRTLVTKTLTNLDMNKTHKIAVTGK, encoded by the coding sequence ATGTATCTGTTGTACATTACATTGCTGTGTCTAAGCATCAGGAGTCACGTGTGTTTAGAAAAGCCTATGTTTAAGTCAACCAAATGGTTGAAAGGACTAAACACTTCTCAACTAAACTATGGAGTCGCTGTTTCAGACGTCGACCATGACGGTACTTTTGAGTGGATTGTTGCTGGATATAATGGAAAGAACTTTGTTTTAAGTTATGACAATAACCGTAAACGATTGGTAGATTTGGCTCAAAAAGGAACAAAATTCGAATCATTGATGGACGTAAGGGGTCAGGCGATAGGTGTGGCCGCTTGTGATATCGATGGTGATGGGAAAGAGGAGATATATTTTCTAAACACAAATAATGCCTATGCTGGACGTGCATCTTACGGGgacaagttatttaaatatagaaatgcGGCATACGTTGACCTATTTTCCGATCAAGTGAACAGAAATTTGGACGCCAAACATTTTGCTGGACGCTCTGTGGCATGTATTGATAGATTCGGAAATggtatatattcatttattgtaGCAACATATTCGACAGGCGGCACAGGAAAGTTTGCTTTAATTGAAATGGATGCACAAAACAATCGAAACGATGTTTCAAGTGGATTCATTGCACTAAAAAATGCGGCAAGCGAGGCTGGAATCGACAAAGCAACGGGTGGTCGTGGAATTGCTGTTGGGCCAATTCTTGGAAATGGATATTCAGATATATTTTTCGACAACGAGGGCAATCCTTGGAGAGGCAACCCAGGGggtaattttctttttgaaaataatggcAGTGGCCAGTTCACTGATAGAGCAAACGAAACGGGTACGATTGATGAGAATGAAAATGGTAGAGGGATCGCACTTGCCGATTTCAATAACGATGGATTAATCGATATTACCTATGGAAACTGGGATGGCAATCATCGATTATTTTTAcaacgcaaaaacaaaaaaggcgAGATTAAATTTAGAAACGTAGCGACAAAAGCATTCCGGAATCCGACGCTTGTTCGAACAGTGATAGCTAAAGATTTTGACAATGATGGGAATTTAGAAgtgtttttcaataatatttgtggccgaaataataaacaacaaccTAACAAGCTTTTTACTGTTATTCCCATCAATGAAAAGAAAGTTTCTATAAAGAAGGTTCGTATTGGTAAAGCTAGAGAGCCAACCGGATGTGGAACGGGTGGCGCTGTGGCCGATATGAATGGTGACGGGAAACTTGATTTAATTCTCTCTCATGGGGAATCCAATGGGCAACCATTGACTGTATTCCAAGTCGGACCGGGTTCAGAAAATAATTGGATTCGTATACTTCCGGTCACTAGGTATGGTGCTCCTGCCAGAGGAACAAGAGTTACTGCGACTCTTTCTGACGGTAGAAAATTAACTCGGGTTATTGATGGCGGATCTGGTTACCTTTGTCAGATGGAACCAGTCGCCCATATTGGGTTAGGTAATAACAGTGTTATTTCCGTTGAGATTCAGTGGCCAGATAGGACGTTGGTAACAAAAACACTCACCAATTTAGATATGAATAAAACTCACAAGATTGCTGTAACTGGTAAATGA